From a region of the Brachionichthys hirsutus isolate HB-005 chromosome 9, CSIRO-AGI_Bhir_v1, whole genome shotgun sequence genome:
- the spata18 gene encoding mitochondria-eating protein, with protein MAAALRRLTLASSFGLLQDKLESWNNDYHIISCDQNLNRCCELIELSAKIQEELFTILNLAAAEGGRYAGVDTLKTRLLPWLGTCFSMARPSVSDDANLQLIQDSVAQDRRIRERSVSHDSELSSTRLEMDSFRAALTDVQRELGETKSKSLTAQLANEDEILQLKADLRSAHEQSETYKRKLDSLDDYERQICLLRDEVSYLSTEKALLQDRLVRSRSPSPLPRLSRSSSPVRTESPTRAQLTNASRHARLVSRFHDLYAVERLEAQTLLRRHISDLEMVQKIIFIAVVESFKIGKVAYRQWKLRVKKTLSPSHFGPESLEDAAVDYIMRNLDIYDVQASVNDVINSMNVNPRISFPPEVDFVLISPLIRDACRIAFSMQTLDPALDLAFATDGELYNDRKYRRSYDADFSAPLVVHHVWPALVEGDAVVVKGEALTGRGVPWRRNRGRSTSPVRSRSLSPSRSLAFNSKRSLSPERLTSSCL; from the exons ATTATTTCCTGTGACCAGAACCTAAATAGATGTTGTGAGCTGATTGAACTGAGCGCTAAGATCCAGGAAGAACTTTTCACCATCCTCAATCTTGCAGCTGCTGAAG GCGGACGCTACGCAGGAGTGGACACGCTTAAAACACGCCTGTTGCCGTGGCTCGGAACCTGCTTCTCGATGGCGAGGCCCTCGGTGTCCGATGACGCCAATCTTCAACTCATTCAG GATTCAGTGGCGCAGGACAGGAGGATCAGGGAGCGCTCCGTCTCCCACGATAGTGAGCTGAGCTCGACTCGCCTGGAGATGGACTCTTTCAGAGCAGC ATTGACGGACGTTCAGAGAGAACTGGGCGAGACAAAGAGCAAGTCATTGACCGCTCAGCTGGCCAATGAAGATGAAATATTACAACTGAAAGCCGA TTTGCGCTCAGCACACGAGCAGTCGGAGACTTATAAGAGGAAGCTGGATTCTCTTGATGACTACGAGCGTCAGATTTGCTTGCTGAGAGATGAAGTGTCCTACCTGAGCACGGAGAAGGCCCTGCTGCAAGACAG GTTGGTGAGAAGTCGTTCTCCGAGCCCCTTGCCCAGGCTCAGCCGTTCATCCAGCCCCGTGAGGACCGAGTCACCGACAAGAGCTCAGCTCACTAACGCGTCCCGCCATGCACGCCTCGTCTCTCGCTTTCACGACCTTTATGCTGTTGAGCGTCTGGAGGCTCAGACCCTGCTCCGACGCCACATCTCAGACTTAGAGATGGTCCAGAAAATCATCTTCATCGCTGTTGTG GAATCTTTCAAGATAGGAAAAGTGGCCTACCGTCAGTGGAAGTTACGTGTGAAAAAGACTTTGTCCCCGTCCCACTTTGGGCCGGAAAGTCTGGAGGATGCAGCTGTGGATTACATCATGAGAAATCTGGACATCTATGACGTCCAAGCCAGCGTCAAT GATGTGATCAATTCCATGAACGTGAACCCTCGGATCTCTTTCCCACCAGAGGTGGACTTTGTCCTCATTAGTCCCTTGATCAGGGATGCATGCAGGATAGCATTTTCCATGCAGACGTTGGACCCTGCTCTTGATTTGGCCTTTGCCACTGACGGAGAACTTTACAATGACCGCAA GTACCGTCGGAGCTATGACGCTGATTTCAGCGCTCCTCTGGTCGTGCACCATGTGTGGCCAGCCTTGGTGGAAGGAGATGCAGTTGTAGTGAAGGGCGAAGCTTTGACTGGAAGAGGCGTTCCG TGGAGAAGAAACCGGGGCAGAAGTACCAGTCCCGTGCGTTCTCGCTCCCTCAGCCCAAGTCGCAGTCTC GCATTTAACAGCAAAAGGAGCCTGTCGCCTGAACGCCTCACGTCCAGCTGCCTGTGA